The Nocardioides sp. cx-173 genome segment CGCCCAATGCGATGACCGTGATCTCAGACGGCACTTCCGCAGCGATGAGTTCCTTCACCGGCGCCTTCGAGCACTACGCACCGTGGAAGACCATCGACGGCCGAGACGTCGTCACCAACAAGTCCGCCCTGGAAGTCCTGCTCAAGGGGGTGTTCGAGCCGGCACGGTTCCTTGACCTGCTGAAGAACTTCATCATCTTTTCCGACGAAGCCAATGGGTTGGTCAAGCGCGTCGCGAAGTACCACCAGTACTGGGCGGTCAATGCCGCGGTCGAGTCCACGGTAGAGGCTGCCGGGCCGGGCGGCGATCGCCGCGGGGGCGTCGTCTGGCACACCCAGGGCTCGGGCAAGAGCATCGAGATGCTGCTATATGCCGCCAAGCTGATGCGGGATCAGCGGATGGGCAACCCGACGCTCGTGTTCCTCACCGATCGCAACGACCTCGACGACCAACTCTTCGGCGAAGTCTTCGCACCCGCGGCGATCCTGCCCGAGAAGCCCGTACAAGCGGCGTCCAGAGCCGATTTGCGCTCGCTGCTGCAACGGGCTTCGGGCGGCATCGTCTTCACCACCCTTCAGAAGTTCGCGCCGCTGGCCGGCGACGACATCAACCCGGTGCTGACGGATCGACGCAACGTCATAGTCGTGGCCGACGAAGCCCACCGCTCGCAGTACGGTTTCGGCGAGACCCTGGCAGCTGACGGCACACTCAAGGCGGGCCTCGCGAAGCACATGCGTGACGCGCTCCCAGGAGCGACCTTCCTCGGGTTCACCGGAACGCCCATCGAGTCCGGCGATAAGTCCACCCGCTCGGTCTTCGGCGACTACATCGACGTCTACGACCTCACGCGCGCCGTCGAGGACGGCGCGACGGTCAAGATCTACTACGAGTCCAGACTCGCCAAGATCGCGCTCTCCGATTCGGACATGAGCGCCCTCGACGAGCTGGCCGACGAGATCACGAGCGAGATCGAAGAGGATGAGGCGCGGAAGACGAAGTCCAAGTGGGCACGGCTCGAAGCCATCGTGGGCGCTGAAGATCGTCTCGACCTCATCGCAGCCGACATCGTGCAGCACTGGGAGAAGCGCCGGGAGGCGATGCTCGGCAAGGCGATGATCGTGACGATGTCGCGCCGTATCGCCGCACGCCTCTACGAGAAGATCGTGGCTCTCCGTCCCGACTGGCACGATGACGACCCGATGGCCGGCGGCATCAAGGTCGTCATGACCGGCTCTGCTGCCGACCCCCCGGCGTTCCAGCCTCACCTGCATTCCAAGGACGTACGGCGCGACATCAAGGCACGGGCCAAGAACCCCGACGACCCCCTCGAGATCGTCATCGTCCGCGACATGTGGCTGACCGGCTTCGACGCTCCGTCGATGCACACGATGTATGTCGACAAGACGATGCAGGGCGCCGGCCTTATGCAGGCAATCGCACGCGTGAACCGAACGTTTCGCGACAAGCCCGGCGGGTTGATCGTCGACTACATCGGCGTCTTCGCCAATCTCCAGAAGGCACTCGTCGAGTACTCCCCGTCCGACCGTGACCAGGCCGGCGTGCCGATCGAAGAACTCGTCGACGCCATGCTCGAAAAGCACGACATCGTCCGGGGCCTCCTGCACGGCTGCGACTTCGATTCATCGCCCAACCTCGCCGCTGGTCCGCGACTTGCCGAGCATGCGAAGGTGCTCGACTTCGTCATGGCCGACCCTGACCGACAGGGCCGCTTCCTCGACCAGGTCCTCGCTCTGGCCAAGACCTACGCACTCGCCGGCGCCCGGGAGGAAGCGGCGACCATCCGAAACGACGTACGACTCTTCACCGACGTACGCGCAGCGATCCTGAAGATCCTCAACCCCGACTCCGGGCGCGGGGGATCAGGCGCCGTGGAGGTCGACACCGCTATCGGCCAGCTCGTAAATGAGGCCGTTTCCGCGGACGAGGTGGTGGACATCTACAAGCTCGCCGGTGTTGAGACACCCGAGATCTCCATTCTCTCCGACGAGTTTCTCGACTCCTTGGCCCACAAGGACAAGCCGAACCTCCAGCTCGGGCTGCTACGCAGAATCCTCAGCGACCGGATCCGGACAGTCTCCCGATCGAACCTCGTGCAGTCGCGGAAGTTCTCGGAGCAGCTGGAGGAGGCGATCAACAAGTACACCAATCGGGCGCTGACGACGGCCGAGATCATCGCCGAGCTGGTCAAGCTCGCCAAGGAAATGCGCGACCAGGCCAACCGCCACGAGCAACTCGGACTGACTGAGGCCGAAGCAGCTTTCTACGACGCCATCGTCCAGAACGAAGCAGCAGTTCTTGAGCTCGGCGACGAGAAGCTGAAGAAGATCTCCGTCGACCTCGTCTGGTCGGTCCGCAACTCCGTGACGATCGACTGGAACTACAAGGAGTCGGTCAAGGCCGGAATGCGATCGAAGGTCCGTCGGCTGCTCGCCATCAACGGCTACCCGCCCGATCTCGAGGAAAGGGCCATCGAGTTGATTCTCGAACAGGCGGGACTGTTCGCTGACGTGAGCACCGGCTGATGGGTTAGCTCATCCGCGCCGGTCGAATCCGGCTGCCAAGGTGGCGTCATGGACGCCCAGTTTGGTGCCGAGCCAGGCTCGGATCAGGTTCATGCCCTGCGCGGCGAAGTCGCGAGCGGCCATCGCGGTCGGGAGTGGATTGTCGGCGTGCTTCGTGCCCTTGAAAGCGGCATTGAAGCCATTGCGCCATGCCTCCACGGGCTGCCCGGCGTAGATCCGCGGATGCTCTACGTATACGGAGTCCGTCACCAACTCCAGCAGTTCCAGGTACTGGGGAGTACGCCCGAGCCCTCCTGCTGCCGTCCACAGGGCGTACCCCAATGCTTCGAGGGCGACGCCGATCTGGAGCAGGTGAGACTCGATCGTCGTACCGCGCTGGAACATCGTCGTCACCGCGATCCACGTCGGCCGCGACCACAGGGCCCAGTTGTTGATCCATTCTTCAAGTGCTCTCCGCTCGACGTCCGCGAGCCGGAACAACGGGTTTGCCTTAGCGCGGTCGAGGGGCTCGATCCACGTCGCCGACCTCCCGAAGGTCGGCTCGTAGACCTCGCGCCACAGGCGGCGATCGTCATCGTCCGCGGCGTAGGGCTGATCGTCTTCTCGTTTCACGGACACGATGCCCGCGAGGCACGGCTTGCCGAAGACGAGGCACATCAGGTCCTGCAGCATGTGGTGGACAGCAGCATGCTCCTGCCACGATCGGAGGTCGGCTGTGCGGGTGCGAAGTAGCGCCAGATCGGTGATGCCGAAGACATTGCCCTTGGGGCTCGGGTTGTAAGTGAAGGACGACTCGACTGTGGCCTCGGCATCTCCACCGAGCAGGAT includes the following:
- a CDS encoding type I restriction endonuclease subunit R; the encoded protein is MTGFDESVIEAAALDYLREIGYSTEFGPNIAPGGLADERRSWDEVYLLARLQAAGQRLNPDHTGLVDEAIKRLRRAESQSELAENLRVHQLLIDGVPVEHRGTDGQVRTAYVRLVDFDEPANNDWLAVNQVTVVGTKNRRPDVIVYINGIPFALLELKNSANEHATLRTAWNQVQTYRADTPALFTPNAMTVISDGTSAAMSSFTGAFEHYAPWKTIDGRDVVTNKSALEVLLKGVFEPARFLDLLKNFIIFSDEANGLVKRVAKYHQYWAVNAAVESTVEAAGPGGDRRGGVVWHTQGSGKSIEMLLYAAKLMRDQRMGNPTLVFLTDRNDLDDQLFGEVFAPAAILPEKPVQAASRADLRSLLQRASGGIVFTTLQKFAPLAGDDINPVLTDRRNVIVVADEAHRSQYGFGETLAADGTLKAGLAKHMRDALPGATFLGFTGTPIESGDKSTRSVFGDYIDVYDLTRAVEDGATVKIYYESRLAKIALSDSDMSALDELADEITSEIEEDEARKTKSKWARLEAIVGAEDRLDLIAADIVQHWEKRREAMLGKAMIVTMSRRIAARLYEKIVALRPDWHDDDPMAGGIKVVMTGSAADPPAFQPHLHSKDVRRDIKARAKNPDDPLEIVIVRDMWLTGFDAPSMHTMYVDKTMQGAGLMQAIARVNRTFRDKPGGLIVDYIGVFANLQKALVEYSPSDRDQAGVPIEELVDAMLEKHDIVRGLLHGCDFDSSPNLAAGPRLAEHAKVLDFVMADPDRQGRFLDQVLALAKTYALAGAREEAATIRNDVRLFTDVRAAILKILNPDSGRGGSGAVEVDTAIGQLVNEAVSADEVVDIYKLAGVETPEISILSDEFLDSLAHKDKPNLQLGLLRRILSDRIRTVSRSNLVQSRKFSEQLEEAINKYTNRALTTAEIIAELVKLAKEMRDQANRHEQLGLTEAEAAFYDAIVQNEAAVLELGDEKLKKISVDLVWSVRNSVTIDWNYKESVKAGMRSKVRRLLAINGYPPDLEERAIELILEQAGLFADVSTG